One segment of Antennarius striatus isolate MH-2024 chromosome 5, ASM4005453v1, whole genome shotgun sequence DNA contains the following:
- the synpra gene encoding synaptoporin isoform X1, whose protein sequence is MDTADQLASVGTFQVLKLPLGFIRVLEWLFAIFAFATCGGYSGQLRVSVDCMEKASSNLSIGIDFGYPFRLHQVSFEAPVCEGIRRESVFLTGDYSSSAEFFVTIAVFAFLYSLFATVVYIFFQNKYRENSRGPLIDFVVTVVFSFMWLVSSSAWAKALSDVKVATDPDEVQLLISACKVQTNKCGSVHGPRWSGLNTSVVFGYLNFVLWAGNIWFVFKETIWHKGASKLAGASSEKQTSTFSQQPYNQGSFDQSGSYNTQGTLSQPSEYSQVGGPISYSNQM, encoded by the exons ATGGACACCGCTGATCAA CTTGCGTCTGTTGGAACGTTTCAAGTGTTAAAATTACCTCTGGGATTCATTCGTGTTTTGGAATGG CTCTTTGCCATTTTTGCATTTGCAACATGTGGCGGCTACTCCGGGCAGCTACGTGTCAGCGTCGACTGCATGGAGAAGGCCAGCAGCAACCTCAGCATCGGCATTGACTTTGGGTATCCTTTCAG GTTGCACCAGGTGTCTTTTGAAGCGCCTGTATGTGAGGGCATCAGGAGGGAGTCTGTGTTCCTCACTGGAGACTATTCTTCCTCGGCAGAGTTCTTTGTCACTATTGCGGTCTTTGCCTTCCTGTATTCCCTCTTTGCCACGGTTGTGTACATCTTCTTTCAGAACAAGTACCGTGAAAACAGCCGAGGACCGCTCATT GACTTTGTGGTGACAGTCGTGTTCTCCTTCATGTGGTTGGTCAGTTCCTCTGCTTGGGCCAAAGCTCTGTCTGATGTGAAAGTGGCCACTGATCCAGATGAAGTACAGCTCCTCATTTCTGCCTGTAAAGTCCAGACCAACAAGTGTGGCTCGGTGCATGGACCACGCTGGTCCGGACTCAACACCTCAGTG gTTTTTGGGTACCTCAACTTTGTTCTGTGGGCCGGAAACATCTGGTTTGTCTTTAAGGAGACCATTTGGCACAAAGGTGCTTCAAAATTGGCGGGAGCGTCATCTGAGAAACAAACCAGCACATTTAGCCAGCAGCCATACAATCAGGGTAGCTTTGACCAGTCAGGGAGCTACAATACCCAGGGAACCCTCAGTCAGCCATCTGAGTACAGCCAGGTGGGGGGGCCCATTTCCTACTCCAATCAAATGTAG
- the synpra gene encoding synaptoporin isoform X2 — translation MEKASSNLSIGIDFGYPFRLHQVSFEAPVCEGIRRESVFLTGDYSSSAEFFVTIAVFAFLYSLFATVVYIFFQNKYRENSRGPLIDFVVTVVFSFMWLVSSSAWAKALSDVKVATDPDEVQLLISACKVQTNKCGSVHGPRWSGLNTSVVFGYLNFVLWAGNIWFVFKETIWHKGASKLAGASSEKQTSTFSQQPYNQGSFDQSGSYNTQGTLSQPSEYSQVGGPISYSNQM, via the exons ATGGAGAAGGCCAGCAGCAACCTCAGCATCGGCATTGACTTTGGGTATCCTTTCAG GTTGCACCAGGTGTCTTTTGAAGCGCCTGTATGTGAGGGCATCAGGAGGGAGTCTGTGTTCCTCACTGGAGACTATTCTTCCTCGGCAGAGTTCTTTGTCACTATTGCGGTCTTTGCCTTCCTGTATTCCCTCTTTGCCACGGTTGTGTACATCTTCTTTCAGAACAAGTACCGTGAAAACAGCCGAGGACCGCTCATT GACTTTGTGGTGACAGTCGTGTTCTCCTTCATGTGGTTGGTCAGTTCCTCTGCTTGGGCCAAAGCTCTGTCTGATGTGAAAGTGGCCACTGATCCAGATGAAGTACAGCTCCTCATTTCTGCCTGTAAAGTCCAGACCAACAAGTGTGGCTCGGTGCATGGACCACGCTGGTCCGGACTCAACACCTCAGTG gTTTTTGGGTACCTCAACTTTGTTCTGTGGGCCGGAAACATCTGGTTTGTCTTTAAGGAGACCATTTGGCACAAAGGTGCTTCAAAATTGGCGGGAGCGTCATCTGAGAAACAAACCAGCACATTTAGCCAGCAGCCATACAATCAGGGTAGCTTTGACCAGTCAGGGAGCTACAATACCCAGGGAACCCTCAGTCAGCCATCTGAGTACAGCCAGGTGGGGGGGCCCATTTCCTACTCCAATCAAATGTAG